The following is a genomic window from Trichomycterus rosablanca isolate fTriRos1 chromosome 24, fTriRos1.hap1, whole genome shotgun sequence.
GACTGAACGAATCATGTAATAGTGTTTATGAATAAGGTGACAGACCTGGAACGGGTCGAGTGTTCTGTTACTGACTGGAGGCTGCAGAACGTTCAGGATGTCTGAGTTTGACGTTATAGTGCTGGGCACGGGGCTCAAGGTAGGAAGTGAATGGAATCTTCATTTTCAGAATAAATATTTCTAATTCACAGCCATTTACACATGTGGTATGTAATTGAATTCATGTTGTTATGCTCATTGTGAACGTAATGTTGCATGTTAGATTGGTTAAATTATTCATACTCCAGTACTGTAACTGTGTAATACATTTTTTCTCCTTATTTAATTaccgaaggttgccggttcaagccccgccaccacagagttgccactgttgggtccctgagcaaggcccttaaccctcaattgctcatcgtgttccgctaattgtgtaagtcgctttggataaaagcgtatgctgaaaatgtaaacttgCCAAATATTGTTTTGCGTTTTTAGTTCATTATTGAGTTAAAAGACACTTAAGTCTAAATATATAGTGATTATGTTTAGGTAATTATTGCTTTATCAATTATTTGCTTCTCAGTGTTTAATGACTTTATTTCTATCCGTACAGGCCTGTGAATCCCAGCATTAAATTCTTATATTTCAGCgttttatattgtataatcTTAATATAATTAGGATCAAAgatatataaagatataaacCTTTTATAGATTTACTGAGCTTGATCTTTATAATTTCAAATttacaattttacattttaaattcaaTTTGATTATGATTTATTAAATTGTTGTATTAAAGCCGACACAGATCTCTATAAAGCTAATTCATCACACTTAACTAAGGAACCAGTACAGGCCTCATCCAGTCACTGGGAGGGATTAGGTtcaataccacacacacacacacacacacactcaatggTGTCCCTTTTTTGGATTATCTGTGCAGGAATGCATCCTCTCCTGTTTACTGTCTATATGTGGGAAAAAAGTTCTTCACATCGACCAAAATCCTTATTATGGTGGAGAGAGCGCCTCCATTTCACCTCTGGAAgaggtatatacacacacacacacacacacacacacacacacacacatgttaatATCACCGTCAGggacgttttatttatttattaatttatttttgtttgttgctGAGCAGCTCTATAAAAGGTTCCAGGTTCCAGGACCTCCTAAAGGAATGGGACGTGGCAAAGACTGGAACGTGGACCTCATCCCCAAATTTATGCTTTCCAATGGTGAGAAAAGACTTTAGATTTGTACTCTGTGTGCTGTACAGTTTTGTACTGTATGATTCCATGGTTCTGTGGTTCTGTACTGTGTGTTTACAGGGCAGTTGGTGAAGATGCTGCTGTTTACAGAGGTGACGCGGTACCTGGATTTTAAGGTGGTGGAGGGGAGTTACGTTTACAAAGGTGGAAAAGTTTACAAAGTTCCTGTTACAGACACTGAGGCGCAGACATCAGGTAACAACAACATGCTCAGTGTTTCAGGTTCTCTGGGTTTTAAGTCTGCTTAGAATTTAATCCTGAGATTCTCTGATCAAACAGAAACATTTACAGATGTTctcctaaataataataataataataattaacgtTTATTCTGTTTATGTAGATCTGATGGGGATGTTTGACAAGAGAAGGTTCCGGAAGCTGCTCCTCTTCGTTCTGAATTTTGAGGAACATGACCCGCGCACCTACCAGGACATGGACCCCcaccgaaccacagtgagagatgTGTTCCGCCATTTTGACCTTGGAGCAGACGTGGTGGAGTTCATCGGGCACGCGCTGGCTCTGCACGGCACTGATGAgttcgtgcacacacacacagctggatTTTAATGCCACATCTGTCTGGAATGGGTTCTCACGctggtgtgtgatgtgtgtgtgtgtgtgtgtctgcagttATCTGGACCAGCCGTGCCTGCAGACCATACAGAGGATTAAACTGTACTCAGAGTCGGTGGCACGGTACGACCACAGTCCCTACCTGTACCCGCTGTACGGACTTGGGGAGCTACCGCAGGGATTCGCCCGGTACATCAAACAACATCAAAcaacatccaccaacatcaaACATCCATTAACAttaaacaatgtgtgtgtgtgtgtgtgtgtgtgtgtttggtgcagGCTGAGTGCCCAGCACGGCGGCACGTACATGCTGAACCGCCACGTTGATGACATCATCATGGAGAATGGCAAAGTGGCGGGGGTGAAATCACAGGGGGAGGTGAGGAGCAGGACGTCCTGATGATCAGACCCACGATATATCGTGATATTGttctcacactctctctgaTTTTTAGCTGTTCCGCTGTAAGCAGCTCCTGTGCGACCCCGCCTACGCCCCCAACCGGGTGAAGAAGGTGGGCCGGGTCATCCGGGTGGTATGTCTGCTGAACCATCCCATCAAAAACACGCAGGACGCCAACTCCTGTCAGATCATCATACCCAACACTCAGGTGCACAGGAAGTCAGGTACGGGACGCTGACCGCCGCCCGGTAATCAGGTGGACCCTGATCAGGCTCTGATAACCCCGCCCTGTATGTTCTGAGCAGATATCTACATCTGCGTGGTCTCCTACGCTCACAACGTGGCTCCTGAGGGGAAGTACATTGCCGTGGTGAGCACCGCCGTGGAGACCAGCAACCCCGAGAAAGAGGTGCAGCCGGGACTGGCGCTGCTCGAACCCATCACAGAGAAGTACGACGTACAACACGCATGAACACAgcgcaggtgcagcagtgttggtgggactttgtgttcctaataaagaggccagtacgTTTAACCAGGATTTAaagatcccaacaacactgctgcacctgctgcactcatacacacacagaacagcACACACCACTGTGTCATCGctgtactgagagtgctccACCACCCTGCTGTATGAGGGGTCCTGTTCGATTAGGCagcagatagactacagtcagtaattgtatacccagcATGCATCTCTATGGTTGGTGTAGCTGCTATATAAACAGTAAACGTCATAAACAGCTTCTTTATGTGTTTGTGCTGCAGATTCGTCTCCATTAGCAACCTGGTGGTTCCTACCGATGATGGAAAGCGTAGTcaggtaattattattattattatatttattattattatatttattattattattatatttattattgttgttattattattctttagatgtcttattattattaaaaaagaattGTATTATtcgttattaatattttttactttttaataatttttaatattataattattattaaaataattatgtttattattattatatatggattattatttatactatcattattaaatattattaattattatgtttatttatttattattttgttattattgatattatatatttaattaagtaattattaaaatattatttattagtattattattattataattattattgttgttgttattatataacaatttaatattttattattattatttcctgttattattatataaatatagctCTTTTTGGCAGGTGTTTGTTTCTCGATCGTACAACGCCACCTCTCACTTCGGAGCAGAGTGTGAGGACATTAAGGATCTGTTCTGCCGTATGACCGGGTCAGAGTTCAGCTTTAAGGATTTCCAGCGTAAGTTTGAGGTCAGCACGGAGGATTAAATCTTACTGCAAGTCTAAATCCTGTAATGATGCTGTAATAAACCTGTAATAAACCCACCAGAACCTGAACACTGAGGGATTCTTGTTCACCTCGTCCCTACATGTAGTGCAGGATGTTTTATGTCCATGTTAAACTGAgagcaataaaatcaaataaaagtgttaaaagTGACTCTGTTAGTAGCTGCTCcacattatttttactttttatccaacttagaaaaaaaatttatgtccaaacataattattattattattactatttatattattgaaGAGCTGTGATTGGCTGGGCCGGGATTAAGCCCCGTCTGACTTTATCTCAGAGATAATCTGTGAGAAGGACAGAGGCAGGAACATCATGAGGCTGTGAGCAGGTCATAAGGAGGTTAAATAAGGCCTACTCTCATACTTCAATGATAACATGCCCACCTGCTGTGCCCATGCTCTGTGGATCAAGTAGCTGGCGATCACCTCCCAGTATTATGACATAATATCATAATAAAGAGAGCACAGACACCCAGCTATCCAAAAACAACTTTATTACACAGAATAGTATATACACATaactcccttacacacacacacgcacacacgcacaaacacacacacgcttccACAGGCCTAGGGTCAGCACATCAGCCGAGGTCACTCAGACGTCACTCTGTCGCTGTGGACGAAGGTGGCGGGATCAGACCGGCTGCTGTGATTCGTCTCTCGCTGGTCAGGAAGTTAAACGTGGCGCAGGCGTTCGGCTGCAGATACAAACAgtgaaataatagaaatgtccATTACTGACATGTATTAATAgaatatgatggatggatgtatgagggatcttcagagagttcttgcacgtgtatattgtggttataaacggtgagggtggaggaggagtaatcactggtgtctgagagacgcttgtagtccggatttagctccgtctgatttccacctttttggacgaagctgaaagaagctttaaggggaagaagattttcatgtgatgatgatgtgtgagcagcggcgcatcagtggctacgagctccaCCACACACAGTTTTCGCtgtgatggagtttgtttttgaaactttCTAAAGAACCCTCGTACGTGTTCTGAGATGTTTCCTCACCGTGTCCTGTACCTCCATGGCGATGCCCTTTCTCCTCATGAAGGCAAGAACGTCGGGGTCCAGACGCTCAGTACGCGCTCCTGTACCCAGAACTAATacctctaaacacacacacacacatttgataTAAAAGCCTCTAACACGTTCCAGACCAAATGCTGAACCTATGATGAGCGTTCGATGATTTACCTATCCGCGGCTCCATCAGGTAGAACAGAGATAAACTCTCCACCGTTATGTCTGTATGACTCCCAACCTACAGAGCAATCAGGTGATCAGGATCATGTGACaattatttgtatatgtatgaCAGATATATATAGTAGGGTTATTAAGGTTTAATGATGCCTAGCATGCACACATGCATCAATCGGTCAGTCCATctacttattcatttatatcGTTACATTTAATCTGTCCATCAGTCCTTCAGTTTAATTAATCAGTCTTAATGCTTCCCTTCATCCACTTTCAATCACCAGTcagtccactcataccagtctCAGTCCAGTTCTCATTTACATTCCACTGTAGTATAGCCGGGGGCACGACGGCACAGGGTCCGATCACTCTGTTCCCATCGATGTTGAACCCTCGAGGACTGTAGCTGTAGATGATGGGACCACCGCCCTGCTCCTTCTGCATCACCGTCACCGTCGTCCTCTGGTACATCTCATCGTCCGTCGGTCCGAGTCTGTGGCTGCGGGTCAGGACGGGGCTGCGGGAGAATTACCGGTACGATCAGTAATTAAGTACacctactttatttatttatttattaggatagtaacgtcatgtttcacactgtGGTTCCAATTATGACAGGACGGGTCGTTACTGCTTAcaccagattcatcagttcaggtttaatatcaaacacactcatgaactattcagtatctccagttcacctcacttacacgcctctgtactgtgggaggaaaccggagctcccggaggaaacccacacagacacggggagaacatgcaaactccacagagacgacagagacaggggatcgaacccaggaccttctcgctgtgaagcgacagagcctcccaccgtgccacccaacagGTCAATATGTGCACCTGACATTTAGGTGCTCTAATcctagatgggctacagtcagtacttgtacacctacaaagtgcacctatatGATAAACATGGACCTGGCAGTTCAGTTTAGAGCCTGGCATTGTTATAGGAAGCTTATATCCCGGGCTGTGATCAGATCCTCCAGTTTAATTCAGATTACAGGCTGACATGCCTGACAGAGGTCACTACAATCTAACAGTTTTACACACAAAACTACGTGTACAAACGAAAATCTGTTAATTAAACATTTCATACCTGCTCAGTCCCGGTACAGATCTCGAAATAAACCTGAATCCGCACTGAGAACCGCGGAGAATCGATCTAATACACACCGGTGCTGCTGCCATTACTGATCCAGTGTGCGGTCACATCACAGCATGGCGGAAAAATGATGGACACAGTACAACACTGTACTCACTTCCGGTAACAACTTCCGTTAAATAGTTTCTTTCAAAATAAAAGCCTAATATAATTGTAAAGCTAAattgtatataattataaaatctgtaaaatcaTTTACACAAAGCGTggaatatatgtgtgtgtttaagaatGTGCATATGCTCTATATACTATAATATACGTAATTATGAATAATTGTGTACAACAAATAGTacatttacaattacaatttcagcatttagtggacgtttttatccaaagcggcttacagtactgtgacagtatactgtctaagcaattaagggccttgctcaagggcccaacagtggcaacctggcagtagtggggcttgaactagcaacctttcgattacaagtccagtaccttaaccactaggctacaactgccctttagtatagttaaatgtattttaattaactGGTTGACTTTAAACGATGATTTACATAAACATGGATTACCTGTAATTATTTACTGATCACAGTTTGTACACCTATACTCACTGAGCACTGTATTATATATGTACTGCACattcactgattattttataagcttaaCCAACTGTGCTAAACCTTTtggatatacaattactgactgtaagctGTGAACTGTAGTCTCTTGCTTCATACACGTCACCTCCTGTACCCCACCTATCAATCCAAACCATATGATGTGTTGGCAATGGTTTTGTGTCGGacgattctcagcacttcactGATACTGACAtagtaatgacatggtagtgtgttctgagtgagtgtagcaggtgcaggagtgttgttaggatttttaaatcCTGGTTAAACCGCTGTACtgtcctctttattaggaacacacggATAGTTTAAAAGTCCTGATGTCCGAGCTGGTGTGAGCGTGCTCGTGCTCGTGCTCGTGCTGCGTGCGCGCTCCCGTCAGTGTTTACGAGGCGCCTGACAGACGAGCTAACGGTGTAGCTCCGGTCTGAGCTCTGATTTATACTGAAATGCGGGACTAATGTGATTAAATAAGCGTTTAAATTGTATGAAATATTGTGTCTGTGGAATATATAAAGCGCAATGTATCGCTCTCAGTACGCATTTAAATCTAAGGAGCCGAACTCGCTGTGTTTCTCGGCCGGTGAGAGTTTCCTGATCCTGGAGAGAAGCAGCCAGCACTGGTGGTTGGGGTCGCGCTGCAGCTCCGGAGAGACCGGCTACATCCCCGCCTCATACCTACAGAAAATACCGGTACATACAGAACATAACACTCCACAGCACTGCCGGGACGGGAGATAATATCGTAATAAacttagataattaataaaagaGGGAATTTGCCTCAACAAAGTGAGAAGATTCTGCGTCCTACAGCACTCAGCATCTGTCACAGTATTCCGTACAGCGCTCTGATTTTTAAACTTCTATTAATTGAAATACATGTCAGAGTGACTTATCACTACCAAACTGCAGTATTtattctaatctaatctaatctcatCTAATCTGTTCGGTTTGGTCCAGACAAATTTCAATTAAAAGTCAAAATTCGTCGGAATGATTTGCTGTGCGGAACACCGTTAGTATTAACAGTAATCCGCACAGCGTTTTTAAACCTCCCCTACTGCTGGTTTTAGTGCTTTTAAGCAACacgaataaataaacttaattcattatttaattggAAGGAAAATATTACATAATACAACATAATTACTCCAAAATTCAAAGACAACAACAGGTGTATGGAATACTGTGACCCAGTGTTATTCTTATTCTGCTGTTTGCTGTATTGGAAGGTATTTTATTGattaagtgtttttttctggataaCACCTGAATTCCTGCTCAGTGAGGGTCCAAAAGTGGAACGTTCCCATCTCCAGGTTAGATTAATTAAAGAGTGTCGGCATCTGCGCCGGCGGAAAACCGGATCGGCTCGAGCCCGGCACCGTGGTTTCCAGAGAGAGCAGGGCtgccaacagaggagccggTCAACCGGGCGCTCTGAcctaaagaatttcattgtactgttcaCATGTAAATGGGTatctgctaaaaaaaaaaaaaaaggcgttATATTCTATTCCCCTATTGAAGAGCGTCTTCAGCAAGACTTCAGGCTGCACAAACACAAGTCTGACGTTCTACATCACGTCTAAACTACATTTTTAATCATGTTCTCTGTGTGCTCCCTTTCTGCctcccctccctcaggcacCGGAGCATGACGAGGTGCTGCAGTCGATTGACAGAGCGATCGAGGGGGTTCATAATGTAGCCATGAAGAACGGAGGCAAATACAACCTGGAACAGAGAGAAGTGCTGCAGTgcgtatcacacacacacacacacacacacacacacacacacacacacacacacacacacatccatcacTCAACCCGCCTGTCAATCAACAcacttatctatccatccatttatttacccgtgtgtgtaagtgtgtgtgtgtgtgtgtgtgtgtgttaacgcTTGGCCTCGCCCGCAGGAAGTTAATCCACCATAGAAAAGAGACGCTGTCCCGCCGGAGCCCGACGCCGTCCAATCACAGAGCAGGAATCCCATCCTCCAGCAGTGAGGTGTCGCTCAGCTCCGCCCACCAAGCTCCTAACGGCCTGAGCCGCGCCCACAGCTGCCAGGCCAACGAATCGATCACGGATAACACGGAGAACACAAACGTACCCGGACTTTACCAGGTAGGTACTCCTAATtaaacctaacacacacacacacacacacacacacacacacggcataTATAGTGTCTTATGATCACATGTAACACGCGTCTTCCTTCAGGTTCCTCCTCAGCCCCGTCGAGCTGCTCCCATAACCCCACCTGCcccagagaaacagagagaaagCCGACGCCCAGGTGTGTAAACCTGATGGCCctgatacatcacacacacacacacacacactttatgtaGAAATACAACACTCATAAGGTCCTCGTGTCCACTAAACAGCCAAATTCTTCAAACGAGCCTTAATTAGAAGTGTCTAGGatcaacaacagctcagcctgACATTTACACAAGACAGTATCCATAGGAACTGTACCCCATCAGTAGTGCCAGGCTATTGTAATGCCCTGTAGGTTAATAAAAGCAAGTGTTCTAATATCAGGGCGGCTTGGTGGCTCGgacgtcctgggtttgattcccaagttgagttttgcatgttctccctgtgtctgcagcTCCGGAGGTTCCAGTCCGAGTGAGCTCCACCCACGGTCCTGATCCCAGCGCCCCTGTCGCCCAGTCTCCCAGCCTGAGTTCTTCCTCCTCTCAGTCCGGCTCCACCAGCTCCGTCGTCTCATCCGACGCCAGTCTTCCCAGCGCTTCCAGCACGCCGCCGCCGGTGCCGAGCCGAGCCAAAGCTCCGCCCCCTCCCCCGGCCGACCAATCCCACGTCAAAACCACACCTGTCCCGTCTTCATCTGACTCTCTCTACTTGAAAACAACCCCTGACTCCGCCCACTCCAAGAGCCCGGCGCCCACGCCCCCTGCTGACTCCGCCCACTCTAAGAGCCCGGCGCCCCCTCCCCCTGCTGACTCCTCCCACTCCGTAAGCCCCACGCCCCCTGCTGACTCCGCCCACTCTAAGAGCCCGGCGCCCCCTCCCCCTGCTGACTCCTCCCACTCCGTAAGCCCCACGCCCAGCCCTCTACCCAACCTCTCATTGTCTGAAGAAAGCCTCAACTTTCAGTCTCAGCCAATCGGGTCACGTCCTACACCCGAGGACCAGTCAGAAGTCGAGTGGCCCTCGGCCCCTCCCCCCGTGTCTCTGAGCCCCACGGCTAGCGATGGTCCCTCGGCGGTTTCCAAGACGACGGGCGCGGAGCTGATCGAGCTGGTCAGGAGGAACACGAACCTCAGTTACGAGATGTCACGCGTCGCAGTGGGCGTCGTCGTCGGCCATCTTCAGGCGAGCGTCCCGGGAGTGGCCGCCGAGCTGGAGCAAGTGCTGCTGTCATTGGTCGAGAGCAAGGTTAGTACACCACGGTCAGTGATTTACGTTATGACGGGGTAGACGGGTCAGTGAGCAGACAGTTAAGTTAATACAATGGGTAGACAGGTACAAACTCCAGAaagttccagaaaagttgggacatttagtgAAATCCAGTCCCTACATGAACTGAccttaaatcttttcacaatatcatgcacggtagatggtgaaagatgtACTTTTTTGGCgatttttaaactgatttaaCGACAATTCATGAAGTCTGGCACACAGTGGTGATCCATGAGCCAACTTAGCTTAAAAATACTGATCCTTTGATGGATCCTTTTATACccgatcatgattccctcacctgttaccaactcACCTGCTCATTATGGAACCTGGaacttcaacattctacattgttATCTTGCCTTTTGAGTGTGTAGATTAGGTttgtgggtgggtaggtaggaaGAAGGTTAGTCTGATAGGCAGGTAAACAGGTATGTAGTCTGTTAGGTGGGTGATATGGGGAATAAAGAGAAGTGTGTTTTATCATGGCAGGACCTGAGTGGGGCGTTACCGCGGGGGCAGGTCTGCCACGACGAGCAGCGCTTGGAGGTGATCTTTAGCGATCTGGCACGTCACCGCGACGACTCGCAGCAGCGGAGCTGGGCCCTGTATGAGGACCACGAGCTCATCACCTGTTACCTGGAGGAACTGCTGCAGatactggtacacacacacacacacacacacacacacacacacacacggtttcaCTTCTGTTCGGCTGGGTTACAGATCCTCAGcatgtaacgtgtgtgtgtgtgtgtgttcagacaGATGCAGATCCAGAGGTGTGTAAAAGGATGTGCCGGGCCAATGAGTTCGAACCCGTGCTGTCTCTGGTCTCCTACTACCAGATGGTGAGAACAaaacccaccacacacacacacacacacacacacacacacactaactttTTCACTGATGCGTATCAGTACCTTACAACCCCTGTTCAAATACATCCGCTGAATTTAATGAAGTGAAACTAAACTAAGTGATGCCTCTTTTACATGGATAAAAATACCACGTTATTTTAACAcagtatttattgttattaactgTTTATTTGCTGCTTATAACATGTTTAGGTcttttgcacacacacatgcacacatacacacatacacacacatgcatacacaaacatacatacacacacaaacacacacacacacatacatacacagatacatacatacacacacacacacacatacacacatgcagaaacacacatacatagatgcacacacacacacacacacacacatacaaatacatccGCTGAATTTAATGAAGTGAAACTTTAATAAGTGATGCCTCATTTACATGGATAAAAATACCACATTATTTTAACACAcgcttttattgttattaactgTTTATTTGCTGCTTATAACATGTTTAGTTTATAGAGGGTCTTTTATTTTAGATTGATGACATGtagcagacatttttatccaaaagtgacttacatttatgactaaacacagtgcaagcaattgaaggttaagggtcttgctcaggggcccaacagtggcagccaaGCTCAAACCAGGGATCTTCTGATGAACACGTCCATTAAATGTGTGTGGTTTCATTGCTGCTGTACATTTGCGCCCTCTGGTGGATGTGCTGAGGTCGTAGCGCGGTTCTCAGTGCACTGTACTGATCGCCCGGCGCAGGGGTGGTGCATGCGGCAAGTGCATTGCAGTAGGAGGATTGGCAAAGACTAGATTAGGAGAAATATTGGGGAAAGGGGGTGCGTGAGAGAGAACGTAGCTCTCCACAGACACTCGGGTGTGATGAAGCGTTGTGTCTCTTGACGTGTGTGACTCCCACAGGAACACCGGGTGTCTCTGCGCCTCCTGCTGCTGAAGGTGTTCGGAGCGATGTGCGCCCTGGACGCCGCGCTCATCTCCACCCTGCTCAACTCCATCCTGCCCATGGAGCTCGCCCGGGACCTGCAGAGCAACACACAGGGTGAGAGGTTCATCAGCACTGTGGTGCCCGTGGTGCCCGTTCAGTCCGAGCTAACGTCTGCTGTTGTTCCTCTGTGCAGAGCATCAGAAGATGTGTTACACAGCGCTGGTGTTAGCCATGATCTTCTCCACCGCGGAGCAGCTACCCTACCGCCATTACGGTACAGTTAGCACTGCTAAACACGTACATGTACAcgcatatacatacacacatacgcatacagtcacaaacacacacacacacacacaccacacatacacccatacacaaacatacacactcatataaacatacacacacataagtgcacgcatacatgcacacacacacttacacactcatgcatacacaaacataaacacGCACcaacgcgcacacacacacacacacacatacaaacacatacacactcatgcatacacaaacataaacacGCACcaacgcgcacacacacacacacacacacacatacacatacaaacacatacacactcatgcatacacaaacataaacacGCACcaacgcacacagacacacacacacacacacacacatatacatgaacacacacacaaccacacacacatgtacaaatacacacacgcacacatacatatacacacacacacacatacatacatgcacaaacacacacaaacacacacacgcactcataCATacgcaaacatacacacacacatacatacatgcacaaacacacacacaaacatacacacacacatgcacaaacacacacacacatgtagaaacacacacacacacgcacacatacatacgcaaacttacacacacacatacttacatccacaaacacacacacaaacatacacacacacatgcacaaacacacacaaacgtacacacacatgtagaaacacacacacacaccctcagtcCTAAATTGAAGTTTGAGCACCAGCGCTCCAGGTAGCACAGGACTTCACAAACGGCCGTGTACCATGTGACTGCAGCTGTAGGAG
Proteins encoded in this region:
- the ndufaf3 gene encoding NADH dehydrogenase [ubiquinone] 1 alpha subcomplex assembly factor 3, translating into MAAAPVCIRSILRGSQCGFRFISRSVPGLSSPVLTRSHRLGPTDDEMYQRTTVTVMQKEQGGGPIIYSYSPRGFNIDGNRVIGPCAVVPPAILQWNVGSHTDITVESLSLFYLMEPRIEVLVLGTGARTERLDPDVLAFMRRKGIAMEVQDTPNACATFNFLTSERRITAAGLIPPPSSTATE
- the zgc:112334 gene encoding rab GDP dissociation inhibitor alpha, which translates into the protein MSEFDVIVLGTGLKECILSCLLSICGKKVLHIDQNPYYGGESASISPLEELYKRFQVPGPPKGMGRGKDWNVDLIPKFMLSNGQLVKMLLFTEVTRYLDFKVVEGSYVYKGGKVYKVPVTDTEAQTSDLMGMFDKRRFRKLLLFVLNFEEHDPRTYQDMDPHRTTVRDVFRHFDLGADVVEFIGHALALHGTDDYLDQPCLQTIQRIKLYSESVARYDHSPYLYPLYGLGELPQGFARLSAQHGGTYMLNRHVDDIIMENGKVAGVKSQGELFRCKQLLCDPAYAPNRVKKVGRVIRVVCLLNHPIKNTQDANSCQIIIPNTQVHRKSDIYICVVSYAHNVAPEGKYIAVVSTAVETSNPEKEVQPGLALLEPITEKFVSISNLVVPTDDGKRSQVFVSRSYNATSHFGAECEDIKDLFCRMTGSEFSFKDFQRKFEVSTED
- the LOC134301469 gene encoding NCK-interacting protein with SH3 domain-like; protein product: MYRSQYAFKSKEPNSLCFSAGESFLILERSSQHWWLGSRCSSGETGYIPASYLQKIPAPEHDEVLQSIDRAIEGVHNVAMKNGGKYNLEQREVLQKLIHHRKETLSRRSPTPSNHRAGIPSSSSEVSLSSAHQAPNGLSRAHSCQANESITDNTENTNVPGLYQVPPQPRRAAPITPPAPEKQRESRRPAPEVPVRVSSTHGPDPSAPVAQSPSLSSSSSQSGSTSSVVSSDASLPSASSTPPPVPSRAKAPPPPPADQSHVKTTPVPSSSDSLYLKTTPDSAHSKSPAPTPPADSAHSKSPAPPPPADSSHSVSPTPPADSAHSKSPAPPPPADSSHSVSPTPSPLPNLSLSEESLNFQSQPIGSRPTPEDQSEVEWPSAPPPVSLSPTASDGPSAVSKTTGAELIELVRRNTNLSYEMSRVAVGVVVGHLQASVPGVAAELEQVLLSLVESKDLSGALPRGQVCHDEQRLEVIFSDLARHRDDSQQRSWALYEDHELITCYLEELLQILTDADPEVCKRMCRANEFEPVLSLVSYYQMEHRVSLRLLLLKVFGAMCALDAALISTLLNSILPMELARDLQSNTQEHQKMCYTALVLAMIFSTAEQLPYRHYDHLNSAFVRFLLDVIEDGLPSDPTEQLPDLCVNLLLAFNLHLPVPESNMVMQTLTKRHNVKTLSEKILLLLNRAEDPVCVFKHAPPPPHAVLKFLHDVFASRDTADIFYRTDMMVMIDIAVRQISDLSPGDKLRMEYLSLMHAVMRSTDYMQHRHRMSDLQATLQRILGEEDDPGEEEGCARARQMDKLIVQQIHAEFPQIAAE